The Gallus gallus isolate bGalGal1 chromosome 33, bGalGal1.mat.broiler.GRCg7b, whole genome shotgun sequence genomic sequence gaagccatgctgacaggcAGACAAAGGCACTGCAAcagtggctgtgatgctgagaaaagcctcctttgtgttatgaagcagaaaggccaagccctgatccccagacccttggcagggagatcctgtccctcctgctggctcagggcccttcctgggcagtgggatgggggtttgtatgaggtcaaatgaaagacaagggggcagcagctcccaggctctgcacGGGGTGCAAGGATGCTGTGAGGCCCAAGTCCCATGTTGGCAATGTCTCATCGCAGGATGTGAGATCTAAGAAGGGCCCAGTCTGAACAGGCCATCAATCCCAATGAAACtctgaacttcagatctctcagttGTAGTGCCCGCTTCTGGACAGGGACCCATACTTTTACGTCTTTTAATTTCTatggtgcccagcagtgcacccagtgctccaggtgaggctgcagcagtgcagagcagagagggtcaatcccttccctcacccagctggcaatGTCGCTCTCAATGCACCGCAGGGAACGGTTGTCCTtcatggctgcctgggcacactgctgactcacgccCAATTTGCTGTTGACCAGGACCCCCAACCCCTTTCAGTGGGACTGCTCTCCAGTGTCCCATCCCccagtcagtgtgtatgtccagggttgccccttcccaggtgcagaatcaggcCCTTGTTCTAGTTGTAATTCATGTCATTGGTGCTTGCCCATTTCTATGTCTTGTCCACAGcactctgcaaggcctctccacCTTCAGTGGAGGCAACAGAACCTCCCAGTTCaatatcatcagcaaatttgctcaaaacacattttagtCCTGCATGCAAGTCATTGATGAAAACATCAAAGAGAAGTGGTCCTCaaatggagccctggggaaccctGCTTGTGACCATCTGCCAACTTAATGGAACACTTTTACTGTAAGCCTTTGGGCCCCATCCATTGGCCAAATGCTCACctacaacattgtttttctgtctAACGCTATGCAGGACATTCTGTCCAGAAGTATTCTGTGAGGAACAGTATCAAAAGCAcaactgaaatccaaaaagtCAACATCAGTTTGCTTCCCTTGTTCATCTAAATGGATGACCTCTTCATCAAAGGACATTAAGTTCAATAGGGTTTTCCAGTCATGGACTTGTATTGGCTGTGACGAAGGACAGAATTGTCTTTCAGGTGTTTTAAATAACTCCcaccatcatttctttttccagaattttACCAGGtactgaagtgagactgacaggttcATATTTGCCTAGATcatctttcttgctcttctttcaaactggaaaaaagtTTGCCAGCTTCCTGGAATAAGGAAAGGCCAAGAATACTTCCCTTCTGGCCTGCAGCCTATGCTCAGGAAGGTGTCTATCCCAGAGATTTTCCaccacactttacaagcaccagcacacaactaggatCACCCCAGGCACCTTGGGCATCactgagtgtgtctgtgtgagcaaTGCAGTCCCTGCTGTATAAGGACCAAGGAGTCAGATGAGAGGCTCACATAGACACCTCACTGTGCAATCTGAACTCAACTAAGAGGACTTCCAGCTCCCATGAACCTCAGGGGAACTGAACACCATTTCAGCCCTGGTGCTTCCATCAGTGGATGAGATGCCTTATCCTAGGGGTAGGATGAGATGGTCTGATAGTAacaggacaaaggaaaatggctttaaagtaagGAGAGGAGATTTAGTTAAGCTTTTAGGAACAAATTTTCGGCTCAAAggaagtggaacaggttgcccaaagataTACTTTGAGttctatccctggaggcattcaaggtcaggatggatgggatcctgggccTGATCTGATGGTTGGTGCCCTGCCCATGCCcgggggcttggaactaggtgcTATTTAAAgtctcctccaacctaagccattagATGATCCTGTAATGTTATGCCTGCGCTGCCTCAGCTCTATCACTGAGCAGAACAGGGGaagtccacccctccctgtccttgtctgtttgtcatttttgttatgGGACATGAACAGAGGTTTCCAGATTTGGCATTTGGTCCTCTCATGGTCCTCTTTTGTTAGGAACATCCATGTTTTTGGAATCCTCTGGACGTGTTGATTAATGGATCTGACTTTGAAGTgcattctgcagtgatgactgtgCTGTCTTGCCGGAGCTGTCAGCTCATGAGGACcatggatatctccagggagggctgtggggagaaggaaatcacctcctgtgctgctgagctgtgctgggctcctgagacacagggagctgattTAAGTgggaagtgctgcagagagacagctgtgcccaggagcagctcctgtgcaccacacagcagggctggggccatgACCATCCGGAgatggggagaagagaaggaagagagcttaGATGTTGTGTTGCACAatagcaggctgagagctcacTGGAGGTACATTTCTCATTAAtcttgacaaggtaagtcttTTCCACAAGGCAGTGtatcttctttttcctggagGGATCACTAACTTTGGGACAATCCATTAGATATCTGGCTGAAGGCACAccatgtttctttactgtggagaaagacctgCTCCAGATGAGGGCTTCGGTGCTTcattgtcagagcacagccctgagggctgcgtgtcccaggacggctgcaggctgtgcagccgggggtgcagccaggtgcccagggctgtggtgcagagcagggtccctgctgtgccccaggggctgtgtgccggggcagggactctgccgcctgccaggctcagcactcagcctgcccagggagctgcacTACTGGGGACTTTCCACAGTGAAGGCTTAAGGAGGGATTTTCCGccatgttttctgcttcctaCTTGTAGTGGAGGGTATTGATGTAGAGTGTTTGAGTCCATCTATTGAGAATCTTCAAGTACATTCAGTCTCTTTactttctgaaagcagataTTTACTTTGCTGAAGTCATTGAGGTActcttttgttcccttttcACCTGCAAACATGAACATGCACTTAGGTAATGCTCTGCAGACAGGATGGGTTCTGAACAGCAAATAGGaatgcagccagagctgcagcagagcagagcagcatctccccagGCACGTGTCCATCgccctctgcagtgcacaggggcTGAGAGTGactgcctggggctgtgtgcagtgcagtctgtgaggctgggaaggagttTGCTTTCCCTTAATAAGATGCCACCACTGGCACACATCTCCTTGAAGTGTCCCTGAGAGCTGTGAGCTGACCACTAGAATGCCAATTTTTCCCACAGGATCGAGATCAATGTGCAGGGATGAAGGGGAGAGATGCTATATGCAAGGAAATGCTCCGGGGTTGGTGAAATGAATGTTAGGTGTCGTTTGCCAGATGTGTGTTGATGAGACCTTGCTCAGGACCCCTGAGAAGGGGTGAGCATTCCATGATGGGCAGTGGTTTCCACCACTCTCAGCAGGGTCTGCATTCTTTTCAAGGTAACATGGGAGGGCATTCTCCCTTTGTCTCCATAAGTTGCATGTTCAGAGTGTGTGGAAACAAGCCCAACCCGCTCCACTTATCTTGAAATAAGCAGCAGTGAATCCCTTTAAAGCTCAGCTCTCTCTGTCATTCACGATGTGTGCGGCAGAACTGCTCAGGATTTCTGACTTAAACACTTCCTGGCCGTGGTGAGTGGGACCAgactttgcaggaaaaaaagataattaaaacttttcttttcaaCTCCCATATTTCCGGCATTGGTAATGCAGATGCTGATAAGCACTTCTGCATTAGAAATGATTTCATCTGACAAGTTCTGGACAGAACATCACCACAGCACCATCACGTTCCCATGTACACACAGGGACAAGGCAGATTCCTTGAGAGAAATAGCGGAGAGGTGCTCATGGCAAAATCAACCGCATGAAATGTAGCTCAAATCACTGACCACAGTGAACATTTCAAACATGGAATGCCTTGTCACTAAGTTTCCTACTCCTTGGACTGGTTCTTGTGCCCACAGGTCCTGGTGCCCAGGTGTACCggatgcccaacagcagctccatcagcgagttcctcctcctggcgttggcagacacgcggcagctgcagctcctgcacttctggctcttgctgggcatctacctggctgccctcctgggcaacggcctcatcagcacagccgtagcctgcgaccaccgcctgcacacccccatgtacttcttcctcctcaacctcgccctcctcgacctgggctgcatctccataactctccccaaagccatggccaatgccctctggcacaccagggccatctcctacgcaggatgtgctgcacagctctttttctttgtcttcttcctgtcatcagaatattcccttctcaccatcatgtcctatgaccgctacgttgccatctgcaagcccctgcactacgggaccctgctgggcagcagagcttgtgccaccatggcagcagctgcctggggcactgggcttctcaattccctgctgcacactgccaatacattttctctgcctttctgccaaggcaatgctgtggatcagttcttctgtgaaatcccccagatcctcaagctctcctgctcagactCCTACCTCAGAGAAATTTGGCTTCTTGGGGTCAGTGCTTCTTTAGTATCTgcgtgttttgttttcattgttgtgtcctatgtgcagatcttcagggccgtgctgaggatgccctctgagcagggacggcacaaagccttctccacgtgcctccctcacctggccgtggtctccctgtttctcagcactggctCTTTTGCCCAAATGAAGCCCTTCTCAAACTCCTCCCCATTCCTGGATCTGatggtgtcatttctgtattctgttctCCCTCCAACCCTGAACCCTAtaatctacagcatgaggaacaaggagGTCAAGAATGCCCTCAGCCAAGTGTTGCAAAATATGCACTATTTCAGCTTCAATAAAGTGTGCATCTGCCTCACATGATTCCCAGTGATGGTTCTGTATACTTTACGTAtgtttgattttgtgtgtgtgtgtgtaagtgtGATACTGTAATCTGTAAAAATGTTGCCGTCTATTCCActtctttcccttccactttctgttttctcacacCAAGAGCTCGTGTAAACATGGAACCAGGCTCCCTGAATAAGGTAAAAGATACttaaaaagctttcagattgtacttttcctttggtcttcttccttcctgcctcaTTTGGATGTGGGGGGGGTACAGCCACGGACATTACATATGATGTTTGGAAGGCATTCCTTCCATTGCATAGATCATGATGTGAGGCACGGTACAggtgtggaacaggtagcccagagaagttgtggctgccccatccctgccgATGTTGATGATGTCAAGGGCCCCAGGCATCCAGATCTACCGGctgacagctctgcccacagcaagggagttggaactggatggaaCTGGTATTTATGGTTCTTCCAACCCAATCTGctcaaggattctgtgattcctgtcactctcttccaactcaggatctTGTTTGCTTAGGAATTCCCTGATCGTCTCCTCTATCACCAAGGGCACATCTGCCTTGCACCAACGTTTCCCtcctgtctctggcacctaggattccaagaagcccagtCCAACTAATAAAcagtgaggtcaggaaggaaaggagtatcagagacttttccatgtcctgtctcaccaggttccctgccccattctacGCTGGGCCCACActctccccagc encodes the following:
- the LOC121108021 gene encoding olfactory receptor 14A16-like isoform X1, which produces MPNSSSISEFLLLALADTRQLQLLHFWLLLGIYLAALLGNGLISTAVACDHRLHTPMYFFLLNLALLDLGCISITLPKAMANALWHTRAISYAGCAAQLFFFVFFLSSEYSLLTIMSYDRYVAICKPLHYGTLLGSRACATMAAAAWGTGLLNSLLHTANTFSLPFCQGNAVDQFFCEIPQILKLSCSDSYLREIWLLGVSASLVSACFVFIVVSYVQIFRAVLRMPSEQGRHKAFSTCLPHLAVVSLFLSTGSFAQMKPFSNSSPFLDLMVSFLYSVLPPTLNPIIYSMRNKEVKNALSQVLQNMHYFSFNKVCICLT